In a single window of the Serratia quinivorans genome:
- the yvoA_2 gene encoding HTH-type transcriptional repressor yvoA codes for MGSLYAKGGSAVQIAEQISTQIKQGDLQPGDLLPPVRQLAGELGVNPNTVASAYGKLRDAGLVATRGRAGTQVLEQPLMAVRSVRQVPEGMRDLASGNLDGTLLPALSLSAADVFPQQSGYDISGDLPALCQLAADWLSQQGGGTG; via the coding sequence ATGGGTTCATTGTATGCAAAAGGCGGCAGCGCTGTCCAGATTGCTGAACAGATCAGCACGCAGATCAAGCAGGGGGATTTACAGCCGGGTGATCTGTTGCCGCCGGTGCGTCAACTGGCCGGCGAGCTGGGAGTTAACCCCAATACCGTTGCCAGCGCCTATGGCAAGCTGCGCGATGCCGGGTTGGTCGCTACCCGCGGGCGTGCCGGTACTCAGGTACTGGAGCAACCCCTGATGGCGGTACGCAGTGTTCGGCAGGTACCCGAAGGCATGCGTGATTTGGCCAGCGGCAATCTGGATGGCACCTTGCTACCGGCACTGTCGCTGAGTGCGGCCGACGTCTTCCCACAGCAGAGTGGCTATGACATCAGCGGTGATTTACCGGCGCTATGTCAGCTTGCCGCTGACTGGTTGAGCCAACAGGGGGGCGGAACTGGGTGA
- a CDS encoding glutamine amidotransferase, giving the protein MKKVVAIRHVNFENLGILGSLLSLRGYQIDYYDAGRGRYTRHQ; this is encoded by the coding sequence ATGAAGAAAGTTGTCGCTATCAGACATGTGAATTTTGAAAACCTCGGTATCCTGGGCTCACTGCTTTCACTACGGGGCTATCAGATTGATTATTACGATGCGGGCCGTGGACGATATACGCGCCATCAATAA
- a CDS encoding glutamine amidotransferase: MRRPTCWWCLGGPISAAQHFAGQQHYAFLNDELALVTQRLQQKRPTLGVCLGAQVMAQALGPRWFRSA; this comes from the coding sequence ATGAGGAGACCGACCTGTTGGTGGTGCTTGGGCGGCCCGATCAGCGCGGCGCAGCATTTTGCCGGTCAGCAGCATTATGCGTTTCTCAACGATGAATTAGCACTGGTAACCCAGCGGCTGCAGCAAAAACGGCCTACGCTGGGCGTCTGTCTTGGCGCACAGGTGATGGCTCAGGCCCTGGGGCCGAGGTGGTTTCGCTCGGCGTGA
- a CDS encoding zinc transporter has product MAQTVAGKLHKLDFDDEVTGLIYGHVFRTAEPPQPVSSQQACQAWQALVPGEGFIWLHLNLNHAAAEKWLKNHFAISDFFFDEIRHGSHTTRIERQGDDLFAVLNDVIFHPKENNPEIATLWLYCRSGLVVTARHKPLRLIERLLGRLGPLQLASSTELLAHLLEEQEEVLEQVVRQANQYVDTIEDRLLSNHVKRNRTELGRMRRMLLRFQRLLAPEPAALFRLLNRPPTLAEPRRGAGFTPVHRRVHRGIERPCQSDRANSSVARGDWRQADGAEQPHAVHP; this is encoded by the coding sequence ATGGCTCAAACGGTTGCGGGAAAATTGCACAAACTTGATTTCGATGATGAGGTTACCGGGCTGATTTACGGACACGTGTTCCGCACGGCAGAGCCGCCGCAGCCGGTGTCTTCGCAGCAGGCTTGCCAGGCCTGGCAGGCGTTGGTACCGGGTGAGGGATTTATCTGGCTACATCTCAACCTGAACCATGCGGCCGCAGAAAAATGGCTCAAAAACCACTTTGCCATTTCCGATTTTTTCTTTGACGAAATTCGTCACGGTTCCCATACCACCCGCATTGAGCGCCAGGGCGATGATCTGTTTGCGGTGCTCAACGACGTCATTTTTCACCCCAAAGAGAACAATCCAGAGATTGCCACGCTGTGGCTGTACTGCCGTAGCGGGCTGGTGGTCACGGCAAGGCACAAACCGCTGCGTTTGATTGAGCGGTTGCTGGGCCGTCTGGGGCCATTGCAACTGGCATCCTCTACCGAACTGTTGGCGCACCTGCTGGAAGAACAGGAAGAGGTGCTGGAGCAGGTGGTCCGTCAGGCCAACCAGTATGTCGACACCATTGAAGATCGCCTGTTGAGCAATCATGTAAAGCGTAACCGCACTGAACTGGGGCGCATGCGTCGCATGCTGCTGCGATTTCAGCGGCTTTTGGCACCGGAGCCGGCGGCGCTGTTTCGTTTACTGAATCGGCCGCCGACCCTGGCTGAGCCGCGACGTGGTGCAGGATTTACGCCAGTTCACCGAAGAGTTCACCGTGGTATTGAACGACCTTGCCAGTCTGACCGAGCGAATTCGTCTGTTGCAAGAGGAGATTGGCGCCAAGCAGATGGAGCAGAACAACCGCACGCTGTACACCCCTGA
- the amaB gene encoding N-carbamoyl-L-amino acid hydrolase produces the protein MTHQVNGERLWQSLLDMAQFGAIPKDGVTRLALSEEDRQARDQLRDWGAGSRLQCTGRPHG, from the coding sequence ATGACGCATCAGGTGAATGGCGAACGCCTGTGGCAAAGCCTGCTCGACATGGCGCAATTCGGCGCCATCCCGAAAGACGGCGTCACCCGCCTGGCGCTCAGCGAAGAGGACCGTCAGGCACGCGACCAATTGCGTGACTGGGGCGCTGGCAGCCGGTTGCAGTGTACGGGTCGACCGCATGGGTAA
- a CDS encoding polyphosphate kinase 2, with the protein MAMHEFDRDESFNQRLLQEFYDSYDEELEMELDDLRFDDSEVDSDQKKAWRKQYFRELLRLQGELVKLQDWVMRTGHRLVIIFEGRDAAGKGGVIKRITQRLNPRTCRVAALPAPNDRERTQWYFQRFIAHLPAAGEMVLFDRSWYNRAGVGKVMGFCNDEEYEEFFRSVPEFEKMLTRSGIQIVKYWFSITDDEQELRFLSRIHDPLKQWKLSPMDLESRRRWEDYTEAKEVMLARTNIPEAPWWVVQGVDKKKARLNCIRHLLEQLPYEEAEGNVITLPPRKRSPDYNRHPVPDDMVVPEVY; encoded by the coding sequence ATGGCCATGCATGAATTTGACCGCGATGAAAGCTTCAACCAACGCCTGCTGCAGGAGTTTTACGACAGTTACGACGAAGAGCTGGAGATGGAACTGGACGACCTGCGCTTTGACGATAGCGAAGTGGACAGTGACCAGAAGAAAGCCTGGCGCAAACAGTATTTCCGCGAATTGCTGCGCCTGCAGGGGGAACTGGTCAAACTGCAGGACTGGGTGATGCGCACCGGCCACCGGCTGGTGATCATTTTTGAAGGCCGCGACGCCGCCGGCAAAGGCGGCGTGATCAAACGTATCACTCAACGCCTGAACCCTCGTACCTGTCGCGTGGCCGCGCTGCCTGCGCCGAACGACCGCGAACGTACCCAGTGGTACTTCCAACGCTTTATCGCCCATCTGCCGGCGGCGGGCGAAATGGTGCTGTTCGATCGCAGCTGGTACAACCGCGCCGGGGTGGGAAAAGTGATGGGCTTTTGCAACGACGAGGAATATGAAGAGTTTTTCCGTAGCGTGCCGGAGTTCGAGAAAATGCTGACGCGCAGCGGCATACAGATCGTCAAATACTGGTTTTCTATCACTGACGATGAGCAGGAACTGCGCTTTCTCAGCCGCATCCACGATCCGTTAAAGCAGTGGAAGCTTAGCCCGATGGATTTGGAGAGCCGCCGCCGTTGGGAAGACTACACTGAGGCCAAAGAGGTCATGTTAGCGCGCACTAACATTCCTGAGGCGCCATGGTGGGTGGTTCAGGGCGTCGACAAGAAAAAGGCGCGCCTGAACTGTATTCGCCATCTGCTTGAGCAACTGCCATACGAAGAGGCGGAAGGCAATGTCATCACCCTGCCGCCGCGTAAACGCAGCCCGGATTACAACCGCCACCCGGTGCCCGACGATATGGTGGTGCCTGAAGTGTATTGA
- the pbpG_3 gene encoding D-alanyl-D-alanine endopeptidase precursor: protein MSLFNSLIRFPARRFGAILVLTLLFILPAAQAAAPLALYSKSVLVVNQRTGKILYQKQANRVQPIASLTKLMTAMVTLDSKRPLGNRMMVTAADRDLLKKTHSRLTIGSTLSRRDMLHIALMSSENRAASALSRNYPGGAQSLRGENESKSAHHWHETRPFLRSYRADTAQCRQCQ from the coding sequence ATGTCTTTATTTAATTCCCTCATCCGTTTTCCCGCACGCCGCTTTGGCGCCATTTTGGTTCTCACACTGCTGTTCATCCTGCCCGCAGCACAAGCCGCTGCGCCGCTGGCGCTGTACTCGAAATCGGTATTGGTGGTCAATCAACGTACCGGGAAAATCCTGTATCAGAAACAAGCCAACCGGGTGCAGCCTATCGCCTCGCTAACCAAGTTGATGACTGCCATGGTCACGCTGGACAGCAAGCGTCCGCTGGGCAACAGGATGATGGTCACCGCCGCCGACCGTGATTTGTTGAAGAAAACCCACTCGCGCCTGACGATCGGCTCTACCCTCAGCCGCCGTGACATGCTGCATATCGCGCTGATGTCGTCGGAAAATCGCGCCGCTTCGGCGCTGAGTCGCAACTATCCCGGGGGGGCGCAAAGCCTTCGTGGCGAAAATGAATCAAAAAGCGCGCACCATTGGCATGAAACACGCCCGTTTCTACGATCCTACCGGGCTGACACCGCGCAATGTCGCCAGTGCCAATGA
- the pdxK gene encoding Pyridoxine kinase, which yields MLFGCPPYYGAPSGGVIPAEWFSGFLEDLLTRGVMKRTRAVIIGYLGDVGQCHFLHTWLQRVRAINPQIKIYIDPVMGDYGEGVYVDERIVSCYRSPFLQLANGLTPNGFELEQLCGHPLTSREQTQHAAQALLNDTTEWVLVTSAPGVAENDDQIGLLLVSHDEVQSYTIPRFSRR from the coding sequence GTGCTGTTCGGCTGCCCGCCCTATTATGGCGCGCCCAGCGGTGGCGTAATTCCGGCCGAGTGGTTCAGCGGCTTTCTCGAGGATTTACTGACCCGCGGCGTAATGAAACGCACCAGGGCGGTGATCATCGGTTATCTGGGCGACGTTGGCCAATGTCATTTTCTACACACCTGGCTACAGCGCGTGCGCGCTATCAATCCGCAGATAAAAATTTATATCGACCCGGTGATGGGCGATTACGGTGAAGGCGTTTACGTGGATGAGCGTATCGTCAGTTGCTATCGCTCGCCGTTCCTGCAACTGGCTAATGGCCTCACCCCCAACGGTTTCGAACTGGAGCAACTTTGCGGGCATCCGTTAACCAGCCGAGAGCAAACGCAGCATGCCGCACAGGCGTTATTGAATGACACTACCGAGTGGGTACTGGTGACCAGTGCGCCAGGCGTGGCGGAAAATGACGATCAGATTGGCTTACTGTTGGTCAGCCACGACGAGGTGCAAAGCTATACCATCCCAAGATTCAGTCGAAGGTAA
- a CDS encoding glutamine amidotransferase: protein MKEIGFEPLTLAEHEDSVLAPLGITPVLHWHGDMFMIPEGATCLAGTEVCPNQAFEYQDFALGLQFHLEADHQDLERWLVGHACELELAGILPQRLRQQAARYGTELEQRARQVFTRWLDKVEPRML from the coding sequence GTGAAAGAGATCGGCTTCGAACCGTTAACATTGGCAGAGCATGAAGACTCGGTGCTGGCGCCCTTGGGAATAACACCCGTGCTGCATTGGCACGGCGATATGTTTATGATCCCGGAGGGCGCGACCTGCCTGGCCGGTACCGAAGTTTGTCCTAATCAGGCATTTGAATATCAGGATTTCGCCCTTGGGCTACAGTTCCATCTGGAAGCCGATCATCAGGATCTGGAACGCTGGCTGGTGGGCCATGCCTGTGAGCTTGAGCTGGCCGGTATTCTGCCACAGCGTTTGCGCCAACAGGCCGCTCGCTACGGTACAGAATTAGAACAGCGCGCCCGTCAGGTATTTACGCGGTGGCTGGATAAAGTCGAACCAAGGATGTTATAG
- a CDS encoding Activator of Hsp90 ATPase homolog 1-like protein, translated as MNDYGMIIETGTLRIQRLLPGPIERVWAYLTESDKRATWLAAGDMKLENGAQVELVFRNSDLTGEHEQTPAKYKNLGCSVSNVGHITCLFPPRLLSFTWAEQGQNRPSEVTFELTEQGNAVLLTVTHRRLANRDEMLSVAGGWHTHLDILVDRLHDRQPQPFWSTHARLEEEYRARL; from the coding sequence ATGAACGACTACGGCATGATTATTGAAACCGGCACGCTGCGCATTCAGCGGCTGCTGCCCGGCCCGATCGAACGGGTTTGGGCCTATCTGACGGAATCCGACAAACGCGCCACCTGGCTGGCCGCCGGCGATATGAAGCTGGAAAACGGTGCCCAGGTTGAGCTGGTGTTCCGCAATTCCGACTTGACCGGTGAGCATGAACAAACGCCGGCCAAATATAAAAACCTCGGTTGCAGCGTCAGCAACGTCGGCCATATCACCTGCCTGTTCCCGCCGCGGCTGCTGAGCTTTACCTGGGCGGAACAGGGGCAGAACCGCCCTTCCGAAGTGACCTTCGAATTGACCGAACAGGGTAACGCGGTGCTGTTGACGGTGACCCATCGTCGCCTGGCTAACCGTGACGAAATGCTCAGCGTGGCCGGCGGCTGGCACACTCATCTGGATATTCTGGTCGACCGTCTGCACGACCGGCAACCTCAGCCCTTCTGGAGTACCCACGCCAGGCTGGAAGAAGAGTACCGGGCCAGACTCTGA
- a CDS encoding Uncharacterized hydrolase HI_0588: MGNMFLRREGTRPELAPVITGSHVDSQPNGGRFDGIYGVLAGLEAIRTLNDRQIATERALEVVNWTNEEGARFAPAMIASGVFAGVFDLEYGLSRSDAQGTCICEALQQIGYAGEHTVGDMPIHAAFELHIEQGPILEAENIEIGVVTTAQGQRWYELEIIGFSAHAGTTPMDRRRDALLGFATLVTAVNNIGKHFMPDARATVGMAQITPNSRNVVPGKVFFSVEFRHPQEAVLEQMEQQLLAAVAEVGNQGLSASAERIFQYQPIRFDQGCIDSVRQAAQALGYSHRDMVSGAGHDACYLSRVAPTAMIFIPCVDGISHNELENISPAWATAGANVLLNALLAQTRA; the protein is encoded by the coding sequence ATGGGTAATATGTTTTTGCGCCGTGAAGGCACCCGCCCGGAATTGGCGCCGGTGATCACCGGTTCTCACGTTGACTCCCAGCCCAACGGCGGCCGTTTCGACGGTATTTATGGCGTGTTGGCCGGTCTGGAAGCGATCCGCACCCTTAACGATCGCCAGATTGCCACCGAGCGAGCGCTGGAAGTGGTCAACTGGACCAACGAAGAAGGCGCTCGTTTCGCCCCGGCAATGATTGCCTCCGGGGTGTTTGCCGGGGTGTTCGATCTGGAATACGGCCTGTCACGCAGCGATGCACAAGGCACCTGTATCTGTGAGGCGTTGCAGCAGATTGGCTACGCCGGTGAACACACCGTGGGCGACATGCCGATCCACGCCGCCTTTGAGCTGCATATTGAGCAAGGCCCTATCCTCGAAGCGGAAAACATTGAGATTGGCGTAGTAACCACAGCGCAAGGTCAACGCTGGTATGAGCTGGAAATCATCGGTTTTAGCGCCCATGCCGGTACCACACCGATGGATCGCCGCCGGGATGCCCTGCTTGGTTTCGCCACCCTGGTTACGGCAGTCAACAACATCGGCAAGCATTTCATGCCAGACGCGCGCGCCACGGTGGGGATGGCACAAATCACTCCCAATTCACGCAACGTGGTGCCTGGCAAGGTGTTCTTCAGCGTTGAGTTTCGTCACCCGCAAGAGGCGGTACTGGAACAGATGGAACAACAGCTGCTGGCTGCGGTAGCCGAGGTTGGCAACCAGGGGCTGAGCGCCAGTGCCGAGCGTATCTTCCAGTATCAACCGATACGTTTTGATCAAGGCTGTATCGACAGCGTCCGCCAGGCGGCACAGGCGCTGGGCTATTCACACCGCGATATGGTTTCCGGTGCCGGTCACGACGCCTGCTACCTGAGTCGGGTGGCCCCCACGGCGATGATTTTCATTCCCTGCGTGGACGGTATCAGCCACAACGAACTGGAAAACATCTCGCCTGCGTGGGCGACCGCCGGTGCCAACGTGTTGCTTAACGCGCTGCTGGCGCAAACCCGCGCCTGA
- the pitA_2 gene encoding Low-affinity inorganic phosphate transporter 1 encodes MSDNSAVQAGAPTASSLPKIYQKNSRLTVLFFVFLLVLGIAFAGVNLFNDVSDAGAVYTSYLPFLLLGLALLIALGFEFVNGFHDTANAVATVIYTHSLSPMVAVVWSGFFNFLGVLFSSGVVAFGIISLLPVELILQAGTGNGFAMVYALLFSAIIWNLGTWWLGLPASSSHTLIGSIIGVGVANALIHGRTGTSGVDWGQAIKVGYALLLSPVIGFVFAALLLLALKVFVKNRQLYTAPKNDSPPPLWIRGLLILTCTGVSFAHGSNDGQKGMGLIMLILVGTMPIAYALNRSMPPEQIPRVAALAEVTKNQLLHQFPAVSQTPPRDVLTGYVRTSELTAEVVPALAQLTGAIGDQIRQYGSVDKIPAQAVSNTRNDMYLASEVIKHLKSEKQLQLSADSQRNLDALKSDLDSATRFIPFWVKVVVAIALGLGTMVGWRRIVVTVGEKIGKSHLTYAQGASAELVAMTTIGAADIFGLPVSTTHVLSSGIAGTMAANRSGLQMSTLRNLLMAWVLTLPASVLLSAGLYWIFTHF; translated from the coding sequence ATGAGCGATAACAGCGCCGTTCAGGCAGGTGCGCCAACCGCGTCCAGCCTGCCAAAAATCTACCAAAAGAACAGTCGACTCACTGTTCTTTTTTTTGTTTTTTTATTAGTACTGGGGATAGCTTTTGCCGGGGTGAATTTATTTAACGACGTTAGCGATGCCGGTGCGGTATATACCAGCTACCTGCCGTTCCTTTTATTGGGGTTAGCGTTGCTGATTGCGCTGGGCTTTGAATTTGTTAATGGTTTTCATGATACCGCCAATGCGGTGGCCACCGTTATTTATACCCATTCATTGTCGCCCATGGTGGCCGTGGTTTGGTCAGGGTTCTTTAACTTTCTCGGCGTGTTGTTTTCCAGCGGAGTGGTGGCGTTCGGCATCATTTCGCTGTTGCCGGTTGAGTTGATCTTGCAGGCCGGTACCGGCAATGGCTTTGCCATGGTTTACGCCCTGCTGTTCTCGGCGATTATCTGGAACCTCGGCACCTGGTGGCTCGGGCTGCCGGCCTCCTCGTCTCATACCCTGATTGGCTCGATTATCGGCGTTGGGGTAGCCAATGCGCTAATCCATGGCCGTACCGGCACCAGCGGTGTTGACTGGGGCCAGGCGATTAAGGTGGGCTATGCCTTGTTGCTTTCCCCGGTGATCGGTTTTGTGTTTGCTGCCCTGCTGCTGCTGGCGCTGAAAGTCTTCGTCAAAAATCGTCAGTTGTACACCGCCCCCAAGAATGATTCGCCGCCGCCGCTGTGGATCCGCGGTTTGCTGATCCTCACCTGTACCGGGGTTTCCTTTGCCCATGGCTCCAACGACGGGCAAAAAGGCATGGGCCTGATCATGCTGATCCTGGTCGGGACCATGCCGATTGCCTACGCGCTGAACCGCTCCATGCCGCCGGAACAAATCCCCCGCGTGGCGGCACTGGCGGAGGTCACCAAAAACCAACTGCTGCACCAGTTCCCGGCGGTCAGCCAGACTCCGCCGCGCGACGTGCTGACCGGCTATGTGCGTACCAGTGAACTGACCGCAGAAGTGGTCCCAGCGCTGGCGCAGTTGACCGGGGCCATTGGCGATCAAATTCGTCAGTACGGCTCGGTCGACAAAATCCCTGCGCAGGCGGTTTCCAACACCCGTAACGATATGTATCTGGCATCGGAGGTGATTAAACACCTGAAGTCGGAAAAACAGCTGCAATTATCCGCTGACTCGCAGCGCAATCTGGACGCCCTGAAAAGCGATCTGGACAGCGCCACCCGCTTTATCCCGTTCTGGGTCAAGGTGGTGGTAGCTATTGCTCTGGGGTTGGGCACCATGGTCGGCTGGCGGCGCATTGTGGTCACCGTTGGTGAGAAAATCGGCAAAAGTCATCTGACCTATGCCCAGGGGGCCAGTGCCGAACTGGTGGCGATGACCACTATCGGCGCGGCGGACATTTTTGGCTTACCGGTCTCCACCACCCACGTTCTGTCATCCGGCATCGCCGGTACCATGGCGGCCAACCGCTCCGGCCTGCAAATGTCCACCCTGCGCAATCTGCTGATGGCCTGGGTGTTGACGCTGCCGGCCTCGGTGCTGCTTTCTGCCGGGCTGTACTGGATTTTCACCCATTTCTAA
- the gabR_4 gene encoding HTH-type transcriptional regulatory protein gabR yields the protein MFSGALDAIEKALRSHAAPGASVWVEDPCWPPLLTLLRHLRLKPLPLLVDEQGCRLPEKDAGTQGCAVILTPRAQNPTGMSLSATRANDWREFLAQNPGCLAIVDDFWGPLSQQPLNLPFTADKGLYVLSLSKFLSPDLRIALACGKPQLLQAMRADQYIRERWVSHILQQIAAKLWVQAQRDGLLVRAQQAYQQRRDALTERLQELTGSRLAPGEGVHIWLPVRSEAAASQIMAQRGWLVQGGEPFRLKSGPAIRVSLANLFPEQLEELAQDLAVAIGAGAVVN from the coding sequence GTGTTTTCCGGGGCGCTGGATGCCATCGAAAAGGCGCTGCGCAGCCATGCGGCACCGGGGGCCTCGGTGTGGGTGGAGGATCCCTGTTGGCCACCGTTATTGACGCTGCTGCGGCATCTGCGTCTCAAACCCTTGCCGCTGCTGGTGGATGAACAGGGTTGCCGTCTGCCGGAAAAGGACGCGGGTACGCAGGGGTGTGCAGTGATCCTGACGCCACGCGCACAGAACCCAACCGGTATGTCGCTTAGCGCTACACGTGCCAATGACTGGCGTGAGTTCCTGGCCCAAAATCCGGGTTGTCTGGCGATTGTCGATGATTTCTGGGGGCCGCTATCGCAACAGCCACTGAATTTGCCGTTTACGGCAGACAAGGGTTTGTATGTGCTGTCACTGAGCAAGTTTCTCAGTCCGGATCTGCGTATAGCGCTGGCCTGCGGCAAGCCGCAACTGTTGCAGGCAATGCGTGCGGATCAATACATACGCGAACGCTGGGTCAGCCATATTCTGCAGCAAATTGCCGCCAAATTATGGGTGCAGGCGCAGCGTGATGGCTTGCTGGTGCGGGCGCAGCAGGCTTACCAGCAACGACGAGACGCGTTGACGGAGCGGTTGCAAGAATTGACCGGCTCGCGGTTAGCGCCGGGTGAAGGGGTACATATCTGGCTGCCGGTGCGTTCAGAAGCCGCCGCCAGCCAAATCATGGCACAGCGCGGCTGGTTGGTGCAGGGCGGTGAACCCTTCCGTCTGAAAAGCGGCCCGGCGATCCGTGTCAGCCTGGCCAACCTGTTTCCGGAGCAGTTAGAGGAACTGGCTCAGGATCTGGCCGTGGCCATCGGCGCGGGTGCCGTGGTGAACTGA
- a CDS encoding CorA-like Mg2+ transporter protein, with the protein MITVLALPINIVAGFFGMNVGGIPLASNHHGFILLVLLVGGFTLVTGYLAFRRRDEG; encoded by the coding sequence GTGATCACCGTATTGGCGTTGCCGATCAATATCGTTGCCGGTTTCTTCGGTATGAATGTGGGCGGGATCCCGCTGGCCAGCAATCACCACGGTTTTATCCTGTTGGTGTTGCTGGTCGGCGGCTTTACGCTGGTGACCGGCTATCTGGCCTTCAGACGCCGGGATGAAGGGTGA
- the cmtR_1 gene encoding HTH-type transcriptional regulator CmtR, translated as MVKLSSSQLDAIFRALSDPTRRAILRALAGGEHSIGELAAPLQMSFAGASKHIKALELAGLVQRTVQGRNHICRLEPEPMAQAMQWLKTYEHFWTERLDALEIALLQPEPNPPKE; from the coding sequence ATGGTTAAATTATCTTCCTCACAGCTGGACGCCATTTTTCGTGCACTTTCCGACCCAACGCGGCGCGCGATACTGCGTGCGTTGGCCGGCGGTGAGCACAGCATTGGTGAACTGGCCGCGCCGCTGCAAATGTCGTTTGCCGGCGCATCCAAGCATATCAAGGCGCTGGAGCTTGCTGGGCTGGTGCAGCGAACCGTGCAGGGAAGAAACCATATCTGCCGGCTTGAACCCGAGCCAATGGCGCAGGCCATGCAATGGCTGAAAACCTACGAGCATTTCTGGACAGAGCGGCTGGACGCGCTGGAAATAGCGCTGCTGCAGCCCGAACCGAATCCTCCCAAGGAGTGA
- the pbpG_2 gene encoding D-alanyl-D-alanine endopeptidase precursor, with protein sequence MVNHAYRYQTIRRFSTDKQQIVRPGRGQLVYRSSNGLINNPAWKIQLQKTGFTDEAGHCLVMRTLIKGQPVVIILLGSKQRYGHYKDAIRLKAWLES encoded by the coding sequence ATGGTTAATCACGCCTACCGTTATCAGACCATTCGCCGTTTCAGTACCGACAAACAGCAAATCGTGCGTCCTGGCCGCGGTCAATTGGTCTACCGCAGCTCCAATGGACTGATCAACAATCCCGCCTGGAAAATCCAGCTGCAAAAGACCGGTTTCACCGACGAAGCCGGACACTGTCTGGTGATGCGTACCCTGATTAAAGGGCAGCCGGTGGTGATCATCCTGCTCGGCTCGAAGCAGCGCTATGGCCACTATAAAGACGCCATTCGCCTGAAAGCCTGGCTGGAATCCTGA
- the limB_2 gene encoding Limonene 1,2-monooxygenase has translation MAYALSVLEKSPIAEGESAAQALTRTLHLAQQAEIWGYRRFWLAEHHNTAQLACPSPEVLIAYLLGQTSRIRIGSGGVMLQHYSAYKVAENFNLLATLAPGRVDLGVGKAPGGLPLSTQALQAAHDQQNKPDFPQQLAQLNAYLNDDAQPGLSATPQPSQPAQRFLLGASKESAQLAAEHGWAFVFAAQLNGNPDDIQRALAHYAVQSGGRKALLAVAVIVADTADQAQALAAGIQQYRVHVTGGQSVTVGSLEQAESYVQQAGATDYRIEPRESHILLGTARQVRSQLDQLQQQYGVEEFVIDTPISEPVARLTSLQLLAQA, from the coding sequence ATGGCTTATGCCCTGAGCGTGTTGGAAAAAAGTCCGATTGCCGAAGGAGAGAGCGCCGCCCAGGCGCTGACACGCACGCTACATTTGGCGCAGCAGGCGGAAATCTGGGGTTACCGTCGTTTTTGGCTGGCCGAGCATCACAATACCGCGCAACTCGCTTGCCCTTCCCCCGAAGTGCTGATCGCCTATTTACTCGGGCAAACCTCCCGCATCCGTATTGGCTCCGGCGGGGTCATGCTGCAACATTACAGCGCCTATAAGGTGGCGGAAAACTTCAATCTGCTGGCGACACTGGCACCGGGACGGGTCGATCTGGGGGTGGGCAAAGCGCCCGGCGGGCTGCCGCTCTCTACCCAAGCGCTGCAGGCCGCCCACGATCAACAGAATAAACCGGACTTTCCGCAGCAGCTTGCCCAGCTCAACGCCTACCTCAATGATGACGCGCAACCCGGTCTGAGTGCCACTCCGCAACCGTCACAGCCCGCACAACGCTTCCTGCTGGGAGCCAGCAAAGAAAGTGCCCAACTGGCTGCAGAACACGGCTGGGCCTTTGTCTTTGCGGCGCAGCTCAATGGTAACCCGGACGATATCCAGCGCGCACTGGCTCATTACGCCGTGCAAAGTGGCGGACGCAAAGCCCTGCTGGCCGTCGCGGTGATCGTTGCCGACACGGCCGATCAGGCCCAGGCGTTGGCCGCCGGGATCCAGCAATACCGGGTACATGTGACCGGCGGACAAAGCGTGACGGTCGGCAGCCTTGAGCAGGCAGAGAGTTATGTTCAGCAGGCCGGAGCTACCGATTACCGTATTGAGCCGCGCGAAAGCCACATCCTGCTCGGCACTGCCCGGCAGGTACGCAGTCAGTTAGATCAATTACAGCAGCAATATGGCGTGGAAGAGTTTGTGATAGACACGCCGATCAGCGAGCCTGTCGCCCGTTTGACCTCTTTACAACTGTTGGCGCAGGCCTGA